ACTCTTGCAATTCTTCAGCCAAAATATCCTTACCTTTCTCATTCAAATCTTTAACGAACTTCCAATCTGGTGTAAAATGGTCTTCAATGGACCTCTTCCCTCTACCAACGATGAAGCAGAACTCTCTAACCCCATTACTATAAAGCTGTTCAAAGATCATCTGTAAGAGTGGCTTAACACAAAGATGCCCCTTTTTACCTTTACAGAAGATCGGTAACATTTCTTTCGGGAGTTCCTTAGTAGCTGGGATTAACCTACTGCCCAATCCTGCGGAGGTCAAGACGGCCTTCCTAATCTTCAGCATCTATGATCCACACTGAATTATGGAATTAATTCTTCTATTTGATAAATTTTGTCTACGTAATTATTTGGTTACTCTTCCTTTATTTTAAAATCGTAAGCGTTTAAACGATCGCCTTGAAATTGAATAAAAAGACGCTCCCATGAGATTATATCGATTTCTTCACATCTTACCAATCTACAACGAAATCCCATAAACTTTTAATAATCTTTAATCGATATGAGTGAAGAGCTACTATGGTAAAGTTTAAGATCAAACTCGCAGAACCGATGATCTCTGATGAAGAGAAAGAAGCCATTTTCAAAGTCCTCTCAAGCGGTCGTTTCGTGATGGGTGAGCAGAATAGATATTTTGAGAGAGAATTTGCGAACTTTCTTGGTATAAAGTATGCAGTAGCTGTATCTTCTGGTACCGCTGCATTACATCTCGCACTCTTAGCTTGTGGTGTGAAAGAAGGTGACGAAGTAATTACAGTTTCTCATACATTCGTCTCGACAGTCTCCATGATTATAGCGTGTGGTGCTAAACCGGTTTTGGTAGATATAGATCCTAAATTTTATACGATGGATCCCAATGAAGTAGAGAAGGCCATTACGAATAAGACTAAAGCGATCATACCCGTCCATCTATATGGACATCCTGTGGATCTCGATCCAATCATGGAGATCGCAGAAAAGCATGGTTTATACGTGATTGAGGATGCAGCCCAGGCTCATGGAGCTGAGTATAAAGGTAAGAAGGTGGGTGGATTGGGGCATATCGGTTGCTTCAGCTTCTATCCATCAAAGAATATGATGGTTGGGGGCGAAGGTGGTATGGTTGTAACTGATGATGAGGATTTAGAGAGAGATATTCGAATGCTGGCGAATCATGGTCGTAGCGATAAAGATACATTTGTAAAATTGGGTTATAATTACCGCATGAGCGAAATTCACGCTGCCATAGGGAGAATTCAACTGATGAAGCTTAAGAATATGAATGAAATAAGGAGAAGGATTGCACGAAGATATTCGAAAGGATTTGAAGGTATAAATGGTTTAATTACACCCATCGAAGCCCCCTGGGCCTACCATGTATATCATATCTATGCTATTCGTTGCAACAATAGAGATAGATTGAGGGAATGGCTCAATGCTAGATACATCGAGACCGGTATCCATTACCGCTTACCAGTACACCATCAACCATTCTATACTTCTCTTCAACTACCGAGTTATAAGTTACCATTCACAGAAGAGGTTACGAAGACCGTTTTATCACTACCGATACACCCAAATTTGAAGGATGATGATATCGATTACATCATCGAAAATGTAAGGGGATTCTTCATCGAAAATCGATGAAGGATCGAAATTCCACCTTAATATTTACAACACTAATTACAATAAATATCGATCAATAGTGACCCGACATAATATATATAAGATAAGAACTCCTAATATTATCCGATATGTCTACATATCTTGCATCGTCCTATCTTGAATCGTTACGCTCAAAGCTCAGCGACCTCGATTATAAAAAACTCTCCGCAATACCAAATCCTAAAGTCCATCGATTCATCAGCGAATCTGTCGAGCTCTGTAATCCGACAAGGGTTTTTATCTGTAGTGACACTCCCGATGAAGTCGCTTACATAAAGAATATGGCCATCGTAAGTGGTGAAGAGAGCGCCGCTTTAGCCATTCCGGGCCATACCTTCCACTTCGATGGTCTTTACGATCAAGGCCGAGATCGTGCCGTCACAAAGTTCCTCGTACCTAAGGGCGATTCTTTGAGCAAAGCCCTTAATCAGATCGATCGAGATGTGGGGCTCGCTGAAATAAAGAGCTTATTGAAGGATTCGATGAAGGGCCGTACGATGATCGTCCGTTTCCTTACATTGGGGCCGGCCAACTCTGTCTTTACCATCCCTTGTATGGAATGTACAGACTCTTGGTACGTAGCCCACAGTGTAGACCTCCTCTATAGAAAAGGTTATCAGACATTCTGCCAGATGAGCCCAGATACAGAATTCTTCAAGACCTTACATTCGGCGGGAAAATTGGATGAAAGGATGATAAGTGTAGAGCATGAAAAGAAGCGCATTTACATAGATTACGTAGAGAATACCGTCTACAGTGTCAATACTCAATACGCTGGCAATTCTGTAGGCTTTAAGAAGCTCGCCCTTCGATTGGCGATCCGTAAAGCTCACCGTGAAGGTTGGCTGGCCGAGCACTTCATGATAATGGGTGTACATGGCCCGAATGGTCGTAAGACATACCTTGCCGGTGCATTCCCCAGCGCCTGTGGCAAGACCTCCACCGCCATGCTTCCCGGCGAAACGATCCTTGCCGATGATATCAGCTACGTTCGCAACATCGATGGCATCTGCCGTGCTGTAAATATTGAAGCCGGCATCTTCGGCATTATACAAGATGTCAACCCTAAGGACGATCCTCTTATATACAAAGTACTCACCAGCCCTGGTGAAATCATCTTCTCCAACGTTCTCATCAAGGATGCGAAACCCTGGTGGTTGGGAATGGGTTGTGAGCTTCCCAAAGAGGGAATAAACTACAGTGGGTACTGGTACGAGGGTAAGACCGATGAACATGGTGAAAAGATCTTACCAGCTCATAAAAACGCCCGTTACACCGTATCTCTTAGGGCACTGCCGAACTGTGACCCTGAGTTGGATAATCCATTGGGTGTAGAGTTGGGTGGTATATTCTATGGAGGTCGTGATTACCGCGCCTATGTACCTGTGCAGCAAGGCTACGATTGGGACCATGGTATCATCGCCTATGGAGCAGCGCTTGAAACAGAAACGACCTTCGCGATCGTCGAAGAGGAAGGTAAGTATGAGATAAATATAATGAGCATTCAGGATTTTGTCTCCATCCCCTTGGGGCAGTACATTAAGAATTATTTAGAGTTCGGAAGGAGGCTTAAGAAGGTACCTCTAGTCTTTGGTGTTAACTACTTCTTGAGGGATTTGAAGACGGGAAAATTCTTGAATGATCGCTTGGATAAGCATGTGTGGGTAAAGTGGATGGAGTTACGTGTGCATAACGATGTGGGTGCATTAAAATCTCCAACGGGCTTGATCCCCAAGTATGAGGATTTGCGCAGACTCTTCCGTGAAGTACGTGGTATCGATTATAAAAAAGAGGATTATATCAAGCAATTTACCATACGTGTTCGAGAGAATCTGGCCAAGGTTGAGCGTGTAGAGAAATTCTACCTAGATAACGTCCCCGATGCACCATCACGATTATTTGAAATACTCAACCAGCAACGTGAGCGTCTATTAAAGGCACAGGCGGAGTTTGGCGATTACGTCTCACCCGAGTACTTAGAGGAACGATAGCCATTCATCAGGCTACTAAAATACTCAACTGACTAAACCGCTAAAGGTATCGTACTCGTAGAGTTATCAAAGGGCTTAGTTAGATAGTAGTATAGAGGTAAAAAGTATGGAAGGTTTAGTGAAGATTTTAGTGAAGATAAGGGAAGGTAAGAGTGACTAAGAGTGACTAAAAGTGGCTAAAATAATGCAACAAGGCTGATGATTTAAAAATTGAAGGTTGGTGCTCCGGCCGGGATTTGAACCCGGGTCGTCAGCTCGAGAGGCTGATATGCTTGACCGGACTACACCACCGGAGCACGAATCACATTAGAAGATATCTCCCTCTTAAATATTAATTTACTTAAGTTGGTAATATATAGCTTCTGTTGAAGTATTGTAACGTTTAGCTACTCCTTCGAAAGGTCTTCGCTGCGAGCTTGATATCTGCAGCCTTTACGGTCTTTCTACCTGCATGGGCTGCAAATTCAACGGCTTGCTTCGCGATGAGAATCCCTAAATCCTCCAACTCGCTCCTCAAAGCTTCTGCTGCATCATCGCTAACTCTCTCAGCACCGGCTTTCTTAATTATGCGATAGACCGCTGCGAGCCCAAACTCGGATTCGGACATAAAAATTCCCGAATTCTTTTCTTAAAGGCAATATTTAACCTTTATTCCTTAAATCAGGCTTTTTTCTTAAGAATTAAAATTAAAGAAAAGATATGATGGTAAAGATTTTAAACGGTCCTTTCACGATAGATACTTTTGAACACGTTTGGTAAGGCTCATCGATGCTCACATTCACCTTTCGGATCCCGAATACGAACCTATCTTCGATGTACTTAAACAGATGGTCGATAAAATGGATATCATTCTGATAGCGGTCAGTGAAGATCTTGCTACATCTGAAAGGACTTTACAACTTGCAGATCGGTGGGGAGAGAAGGTCATACCGTTCGTAGGGATCCATCCATGGTCGGTAAAAGAAGATCCCGATCTTGATCTTGATAATTATCGAGACTTCTTGAATAGAGAAAGGGATCGAATAAAAGGTATCGGTGAGATAGGTCTCGATAAAGGTTACGTAGGCGATGAAGGCTCTTATCAATTACAGAAACGAGTCTTTAATTCGCTACTAGAAGTAGCAGAAAAGTATAGATGGCCCGTCTCGGTCCACTCGCGCAATTCTCAGAGTGAAGTGATCGATATACTATCAACGTACAGTCTAAAGAGTGTGTTGCTTCACTGGTTTAGTGGAGGTGTAGAGGATCTGAATAGATCGATCGATCGTGGCTACTTTATCTCCTTTGGCCCTTCATTAATCTACTCCAAAAAGGCCCAAATATTGGCGAAGAATACACCAAAGGAGCTCATACTGGTGGAAAGTGATGGTCCCGTGAGGTATAAGGCCTGCTTCGAAGGTAGGATCGGTCTACCTACATTCATTCCCAGTGTGATATTCGCATTAACATCCATATTAAAGATGGAATATGCAACTATAGCTTCGATGATCTATGAAAATTCAAAAAGGTACCTTTTAGAGGGAATCTGAGACTTAACGTATTTAAAGTAGTTCGTTTATGTGTTAAGGCAATATATGGATCGTGTCAGACGAATCTCCATGGAAATCTTAGCTCGCTATAGGAATCTATTTACCGATGACTTTGAAAAGAATAAACTTATTCTATCAAAGGTCGCGATCATCAACTCAAAACAATTAAGAAACGAATTGGCTGGCTATATAACCAGTGTAATTAGGAGAGAGAAGGCCGAGGCTGAAAAATCTTAAAAGTAACGAAAAGTAACGAAAAGTGACGAAGAAAATCTTTAATGGTAGATTTCAGAATTTAGATCATCTGAAATTCAAACCTATCGTGATGACGATGGTAAAGATAAAACTTCTTGGGAGTCTAAGGGCGATCTTAGGGAAGAGTGAAGTTGAAATCGAGAATGTTAAGACCGTATCTGACCTTCTAAACTCTTTAAAGATGGTTGGAGATAAGAGGGTAAATCTACAACTTTCAAATACGTTGATCATCGTGAATGGTACTGAAGTATCGGCCCTTCAAGGATTGAATACGAATCTTAAAGATGATGATGATATCGTATTAATACCCGTCATTCATGGAGGATAAGTTATCATTGGAGGCATTTATGAATGATGAAGTCCATATGGTCGAATTGGAGGATGATACGATTGGACTATTTATCGGGATTAAAGGTGTTAAGATTCATGAACCACGCGAGTTTATAAAGATGTTAAGAGAAAGCCTACCCGATCTTCTACTACAAGTGGTAGATGCGAGGTTCGTCGCTGGCCAAAAACATTTAGAGTTGATCATCAAACAATCGTTCGAGGCTTGGAAACGTGGAATCACTTACACAGATAGGAGAGATATGGATCTGATCGTTAGATTGGCCTGTGACCTTCAGATTAAGGATGCATTAGAAAAAATCGGTATTAAATCTGGTGTAATGGATGTTGCACTCATAGGTATTGGTAAGAGAGATTCGATCGATCGTTTCTATAATCTAGCTAAGAGAATAGGTAATGTATCCGATGAGCCATTGGAGTTAACGGAGAATAAAGCTCAATTTATCAAAGAAGTGTATCATATTAGCGATGATCTGATTCGAGCGACGGTTGGAGGGGCTGATAAATTGGCTTTACTGTTGGCTGAGAGGGCTGCGTTATTATTAGCTATCGGCGATTAAACCCCTCTTTTCATCGATGTCACACTGAGTATTTGATGAGGCTTTATGATCGATAGACCAGTCTTACCATCGACCACTTCAACCAAGACTATCCAATCGGGGTTTTCCAAATTCACCGATCTATGAACTACGGATGCGACCGCATCGATGATATCTTTACTAGATAAGTTTGTATGCCTCTTCTCCACAGTTACGCGAAAACTTTCATTATCCTTTATTCTATCTACCATCTGCTCGACCGCCCTCTTAATGGCTGAGAGATCGGTATCGACTACATACTCTATGGGGATGAGCCGAAGCAGGTATCGAATTCTCCAAGGTTCAGATTCTATGATCCTTCGAACTTCTTCGATTACACGATCTGCGGGAATGGATGTTTCTACAGCGAGAAGGCCAGATATGCCCGTCAGCTCTATCTTTGGAGATTTATCTCCCAACTCAACTAATAAGGAGAAGAGCTCCGCCCCTGCCTCATGCTCCGCCCTTCTATAGGTTGTAACTAAGAGGTTGAATTTAGAGGGGATCAATGGAACCACCTTAAATAATGCTCTTTTATTTTATAAAACTTCCCTCTTACCTTAGAGTAAAGAGGTTAAGATGTATATCATTCTTACTTTCTATCTATATTTATTTTTTAGTTAGAATTTTTTATACTATTTTTGGTATGAAGATCGTCTATCATGAAGATTATTGTAAGGTATACTCCAGCGATCCGGCCGCACAGCCCGGAAGGATCGAGAGCATATATAATGAGTTAAAAGGAATCTTCGAATTCATCAAGCCCGACCCAGCAACAGAAGAGGATCTAAGATTGGTTCACAGTGATGAGCATATTAAGAATGTTAAAGTTCTCGGCCTAGCTTATGAAATTGCAATCCTTGCTGTTGGTGGAGCCATCAAGGCGGCTGAACTCGCATTTATGGGAGAGCCCTCGTTCGCCCTGATCCGTCCACCGGGCCATCATGCAAGTAGAGATTCTGCGTGGGGCTTTTGTTACTTTAACAACATTGCAATAGCAATCGAATGGTTAAGGAGAAGGCGAATGATAAATAGTGCTTTGATCATCGATATCGATCTACATTACGGTGATGGAACCGCCAACATATTCAAAGATGTACCAACAGTTTCATATTTCCACCTCGCATATGATGATAGTATAAGAGCTCTATCGGATTATCTGAATGGTAAAAGGGGTTATGATATTATTGCTGTGTCGGCTGGCTTCGATCGGCATATCGATGATTGGGGCGGTATGTGGAGGACCGAGGATTACGAAGAGATCGGTAGGTTGATAAAGTTATATGCGGAGAAGGAGTGTAAAGGTAGAAGGTTCGCAATCCTGGAGGGTGGATACAACCTCCAGGTTTTAGGTAAGAATGTGAAGGCTTTACTGAAGGGCATGGAGTAACTTTAAAGCTTAGTTTTAGAGATTTGACATCTGATATGATTAGTAAAGTTGATTAAGGTATCATTCGCTATGATGATTGTATGGGTACAGTAAAGAAAGAATACATAGTGACCGAAATTTCGGCCGCGCCCGATGGAGGACCATACGTTCTCGTCTCTCTTACCGATCCCAGAGACTTAACGAGTACACAACCACCACGCTTCGGCCAGGTTGCGATCGGTTTCACATCGATAGAAGATCTGATGAAGAATCTACAAAGAGCCATCGCCGGACTATCGAGACAGGCTATGGGCGGGGTAGTGACGGTGATTAAGCTCGATATGAGAGAGTATGAAGAATCGGGGTTGAAGGTGGGTGATAAGGTGTATTTAGAAATTTCTAAGGTAGAAAGAGAAGGGGTTTAGAAATAGGGAGTGTTGATTACCAACTCTCATAATGGACGATCTCTTCTAAACTCTTCCTATCTGTCACAGGGCCTCTTGCCTCATCGGGATACCCTAGTGGTGTCATAGCTACAACTCTAATGTGAGGTGGAATATTCAATACCTCTTTAACTGCCTTTTCATCGAAGGCCGCGATCCAACATGTGCCTAAACCCTCTTCGGTCGCTTTGAGTACAAGATTTTGTAAAGCTATCGCAACATCCACCTTCCAGTACTCCTCACCATCAGCCCTCACCCAGGCTCTTGATGGGTCTGCACATGCGACTATAATTACTGGTGCTTTGATGAACCATTCTCTATTATAAGCCATTCTCAACTTCTCTTTAACTTCAGGTTTGGTTACTACTATAAAGTGCCAAGGTTGCATATTTCTGGCTGAAGGTGCCAATCGTGCAGCTTCTAACACAGATACTAACTTCTCTCTTTCGACCGGATCGGGCTTATACCTCCTTATACTCCTCCTCATCCTGATTACATCAAGGACGTTCATAGATGGTTTTCACTATATTGGCATATATATTATTTTTGAATTAGGGAAATTTATCGATCGGATAAAGGATCAATATTTTAAAATCTTTTGGTGCTGTGAGTAAATAACAATTTCTTTGCAACTTTTATTCTCAAATACTAATAATACTAAATGTTGCAGTTTGGACATCCCATGCTAGAAGTCAATATATCGTAATCTTCGAGTGATTTTAAACCCTTCTCGACATCTGACCTTCGCTCTAAAGTTTCCAATACTTGTACCCTTCTACTCCCATCTCTATATACGGTAATGCCTTTACAACCCAATCTGTACGCTAATAAGAATGCCCGTTCGATATCGTAAGGTGTGGCATGATTTGGAAAGTTTACCGTCTTTGAAACTGCACTATGTGTATACTTTTGAAAAGCAGCCTGCATCCTTACATGCCACTCTGGCGAGATATCGTGGGCAGTTACGAATATTCTTCGAACCTTCTCGGGTATCTCTTCAATATGTTGAATCGAGGTCGTTCGAGCGATCTTTCTTATAATCTGCTCATCGTAGAACCCTTCCCTGATCGCGATTTCTTCAAATATCGGGTTGATGACTATCAACTTCTCTCCTAGACTTTCAGCCACATTCCTCACATAAGCCACAGCATAGAGAGGCTCGATACCTCCTGAACAACCCGCTATCTCACTGATCGTTCCCGTCGGTGCAATAGTGGTCAATGTAGCATTTCTAATCCCTTTAAACCCATTCTTCTCCCATTCACTCCCCTTAAAGTTGGGGAATGCTCCTCTTTCTTCAGCCAATTCGACAGACATCTTTACCGCCTCATCGGTAATAAATTTCATAACACTCTCTGCAATCCTTAAAGCCTGTGGCGTATCGTACGGTACTCCAAGCTTGATCAGCATATCTGCAAATCCCATGACGCCCAATCCAATCCTTCGATTCGCCTTCGTCATCTTTTCGATCTGTGGTATTGGGTATCGATTCGCATCAATTACATTATCCAAAAAGTGCACGGCCCTTCTTACAATCGTCCTCAATCTATTCCAATCGATCTCCCCATCTTTCACCATCTTAGAAAGGTTGATACTCCCTAAATTACAAGATTCATAGGGGAGTAATGGTTGCTCCCCACAAGGATTCGTCGCTTCTATCACCCCAATATGTTTTAAAGGATCGTGTTGATTGATCCTATCGATAAATATTACTCCAGGCTCACCATTCTTCCAAGCCATCGTAATGAGCAGGTTCCATACGACCCTCGCCTTCAACCTTCCCGCCACCTGCCCGTTTCTTGGGTTGATGAGATCGTATTCTTCATCATTCATCACAGCATCCATGAAGCGGTCGGTGATCGCTACAGAGATGTTAAAGTTTCTCAACACACCCTCCTTCTCCTTTGCAACGATAAACTCTAATATATCTGGATGGTCCACTCTCAAGATTCCCATATTCGCACCCCTCCTCTTACCACCCTGCTTGATCACTTCCGTCGCTGCATCAAATACCCTCATAAAGGAAACTGGGCCGGAGGCTACACCTCCCGTACTTGCTACAACATCCCCTTTCGGTCTTAAGCGAGAGAAGGAAAAACCGGTACCTCCACCAGATTTGTGAATCAATGCTGTATACTTAACAGCATCAAAGATTTCTTCCATTGAGTCACCTACAGGTAGGACAAAACAGGCGGATAACTGTCCCAATTCTGTACCAGCGTTCATCAAAGTTGGAGAATTGGGGAGGAATTCGAAATTCACCATCATTTCATAAAACTCCTCTTCAGTCTTACTTACATCACCACCATAAAGTTCATCGGGTTGGGCTATCGCTTTTGCCACTCTACGGAAGAGTTGTCGAGGTGTTTCAATAATATGTCTATTGGCATCTCTCCTTAAGTATCGTGCAGCGAGTATGATTATCGAATTTAAAGGTAGTTTAAGGTCATCTTCCACACCTAACAGGGCCTTTGCCCTTCTAATCTCCGCCCTCTTCTCTCTATACAGAATGTAAGCTTTTGCCACCCTTGCATCACCACTCTCTACTAACACCCTCTCTACGATATCTTGAATCTCTTCCACGGATGGTATTCCTCCACCACTGTACCTACTCTCAAGGATTTCTTCAACCCTCTTCGCTAGATCTTCAGCCCTGATTTTATCTTCACTACCGACCGCTTTTGCAGCCTTCCATATGGCTTGAGCGATCTTACTTCGATCGTAATCCACGATTCTTCCATCTCGTTTTCGAACCTTGCTGATCTTCACACTTTGGGCTTTATTCGATTGGCCTTCGAGGGCGATCTCCATCCCAATCACTATGCAATTATACTTTATTTAATTAAGGTTGATACATCCGATAGTTAAATATATTTGACAAAATAAAAAACTCAATCGATCCAATATCATTCTATGTGAGATATTTTTGATCAAAAAAATTTGACTTGAAGGTTGTAATTGATAGATTACAAATATGGCATTTGGTATTAAATTCGAATCATTTAATCAGAAAGGTAGTTTCAGTAAAGCCGTTGAACCACAACCTTCACATCTACCCAATTCTTTCATATTCTTCATACCACAATTTGTACATATTGAAGTCACTCTACCAATCTTAAAGTGGGCTAAATGATTCATACCCCTATGTAATAACTCTTCGACATTTTCTGATGATAGCTCTTCGAATACATCGATCGATATCGAGAATCCACCATTCAACTTTTTAAAGTATAAATCGAGCCCCTTCATCATCTCTTGATCGAACAACTTTGATACTGTAAGTCTAGGTGATTGTGAATATTCTTTCCTCTTCATTCCAGATACAGCCTTTCCGTACCTTTCTGAGTCGAGTGCAACAAACCTTGCCCCACTTTCATCGACCAGGATCGAAACCCCTGCCCTTTCGCCGATCTTCTCCGCTTTATCGTTAGCCACCTCTATGGCAGTGTTCAATATCTTCTCCTCCAACTTCCTCTTATCCATAGGTGTCATCGTTTCTTCAGATAAGTTAAGAATAGCTTCATCCAATCCCACCATATTGATGATGAAGGGCATGGTCATTCGAGAGGTTGTAGTATTGTACTTTAGGGCGGGGAGTAGGTCCTTATCGATGATGTTATTCAGTAATCTTTTTCGTGTAACGAACGCATTTAATACAAGTTGTATGAGTAGTGCAAGTTTTGCTCTAAAGTACGTCTCATCATAACTCGACTCGTAGGCAAGCCGAGGAAGGTTTATCGAAAGTGAATGAAGTATGATGGTATCGCTAACTTCTTTCGATAGCACTATATCACCTCTTAACCCTGAGTAAGTATGGACGAATTCTGGCTGAGTACTCACCGCCAAACTTCCGCCCGCATTGATGATCGATGTAATAAATTCTGATAGAGGTGCTACCGTCGATGGATTGGTAAGTATGGTAATAAGTTTGACTTTAGGTAATGGCACTCTATCTATGTAATCCTTGTAAGCTTCGAAGACCCCTTCTAACACTCTGTAGTAAAGTGAATCATCGATCTTTAATTCATCTGTCGGTCGGTCCATCAACCGAATCGAAATTATGGGCTTATCATATTCATCATTTGCAACGGATGAAATGAATAAGAAGCTTCTCTTCAATTCCTCCTTCAATTCTTCCTCTTTAATTCCAGAAGTATGTGTTGCTAAGTAACTTACGAAATTTTCGAATGAGATTTCATTCGATACTTCTCTTGCTAACAATGTAGAGAGTGTTATCCAAGCTGAAATCGCTTCTTCGAAACTTTTCGGTTGAGATATGCGTGGCGCGGAGAGTAGCTTATTTCTCAAGCTTATACCATTTGTATGTATATGCGCTAGATCTATCAGTACGGTATCTGGCATCAAAGCCCAGCTCCCTACGTTAGAGATGTGTATATCTCCAGAAAGGTGGGCGTCTGCCACATCTCTCGGTATCTGTGTGAGTAGCAGATATTCGGAGAAGACCGAGCGGGCCGTCTGGGCGAATAAGGATTCGATGG
The DNA window shown above is from Nitrososphaerales archaeon and carries:
- a CDS encoding helix-turn-helix domain-containing protein, producing MQPSSKRAKAIYSVIASPNRLEILRILNTKGPLTYSELKTLSGFKSKKESGKFAYHLRKLVKQMLITLNRSERRYTITNLGRLILNFTRQIEERSAIESGKLHVRTSRHTMEEFNPDKILQSLVKEAGMPVELAEKIASEAEARLHKFQTMYLTAPLIREFVNALLIEHGYEEYRHKLTRLGMPVYDVTELINRVSNSTLAIESLFAQTARSVFSEYLLLTQIPRDVADAHLSGDIHISNVGSWALMPDTVLIDLAHIHTNGISLRNKLLSAPRISQPKSFEEAISAWITLSTLLAREVSNEISFENFVSYLATHTSGIKEEELKEELKRSFLFISSVANDEYDKPIISIRLMDRPTDELKIDDSLYYRVLEGVFEAYKDYIDRVPLPKVKLITILTNPSTVAPLSEFITSIINAGGSLAVSTQPEFVHTYSGLRGDIVLSKEVSDTIILHSLSINLPRLAYESSYDETYFRAKLALLIQLVLNAFVTRKRLLNNIIDKDLLPALKYNTTTSRMTMPFIINMVGLDEAILNLSEETMTPMDKRKLEEKILNTAIEVANDKAEKIGERAGVSILVDESGARFVALDSERYGKAVSGMKRKEYSQSPRLTVSKLFDQEMMKGLDLYFKKLNGGFSISIDVFEELSSENVEELLHRGMNHLAHFKIGRVTSICTNCGMKNMKELGRCEGCGSTALLKLPF